The Denitromonas sp. DNA segment TCGGTCGGCAGAACCTTGTTGACGGGCACCCGATTGGATTCGTCCGGGGCTTTCGGTGCAGGCGGTGTAGCGCAGGCAGCGAGTGCCACGGCCGTTAGGAGTACAAACAAGCGCTTCATTGGCTTTTCCTTCATTGATAACGGAAGCGGTTTTATTCTATTAGTTTGCAATCAAAATTGCAATTTTGAGGCGTAAAAAAGGCGCAGCGGCTCCCCGCTGCGCCCCACCGATTTCGTGTCAGGCGGCTTTCTTGTTTCCTGGCATTCGCCCTTTGAAGTAGCCCACCGCGGAGCGCGCGCCCGCTGCGGTCTTGGAGGCGGCCCAATTGGTCGCGGAGCGAGCGCCGGAATACCGGTACGCGGCCCCTGCTGCGCGGCCTCCCATGCGCCCGGCCGTGGCCCCCATACCGCGCATGGCGCGCAGCTCGTGGATGTAGCCCAGTCCCACCCCTCCGGCCAAGCCCGACGCGATCGCGGGCAATTGGAGAAGGATCAGGACCATCGCGACCGCGAGAATGACCGCCCCGCCGATGGCGTAGCCGAGATTCATCGCGCCGTCGAACTGCAGGTCCTGCATGTAGCTGGTAAAGATGGACATCATCAGCCCGAATACCGTGCTGAAGAGCACGATCAGCAGACCGTAATTGAGCACTTGCCCCGCCCACATTTCGAAGAACCGCGCGGTCGGTTGCCACAGCAGCGCAAGGATGAACAGCGGCCCCAGCCCCGCCAGGATGGCAAGCGCAATCTTGGCGATCAGCACGAAGGCGCCGCCGATCGCGACGAGCACCCCGGTCGCCGCCATGATGATGAAGCCATACACCGCATAGGCGATGCCGTTGTCGCCGAAGATCCCCGCCTTCTCGAAGGCCTCCTGCGCCTTCGAGAATCCCTTGTCGGCCGCGTTGTCGATCAGCGACGACGCCGAGGCGCCCGATGTCGGGCTCGAGATCAGCGCTTGCGCCAAGTCATCGGGCGACGACTGGATGGCGCCCGCGATTTGGGTCTGGTAGAGGCCGCCGGCGAGCGCGATCGCGGTAATGATGCCGATCCGTACCGACCGCCCGAGAAATTCCATCACGGGCATGTCTACCGCACCGCGGATGATCAGGAGCGCGAAGGCGATGAAGCCCAGCGTCAGGCCCACGGTGATAACCGGCGTGATTGCCGCAATGGCATTGCTGCTGATGTCGGACACGAATGTTGCGGTGGTCGTGTCGATCTTGTTGAACAACGGGGTAAAAAGCGTGAATGCCATCGCGGCCCCTCCTTCACTTGATCGTCGGCATGCCGGTTCCCTGCATGAGCGCTTTCTGCTCGGCAGCGAGCGCGTTCTTGCAGTTCGGCGTGTGCGACTTCTCGCCCGGGTTGTTCAGGCACTCGGTGAGCTTGACCGTGCGCTCTTCCTTGTTGTCGAGGTAGAACTGCACGTCACGCGTCGGCTCGGAGTCGCAGGCGGAAAGGCTGGCCGCAGCCAGCAGGATCAGAGTAATGCGCTTCATTATTCGATCCCCGGCATGCTCGTGTTGGCGGAACTCAGCAGCCGCAGGTTCGTGTCCTGGCGCTGTTCGGCGATCAGCCGCTGCTCGGCTTGCTGCAACATGCCGATCATCTGCAGCTTGGTCGCCTCGTTGTTGATCGCGGCCTGCTCGGCCCCGATGCGTGCCTGCAGCTCGGCGATCGCCTTGGGGTCGGACGTGGAATTGATCTGACCCATCAACGACTGGATCTGCGAGAGCCGCGCCTTCGCCCCGTCATAGGCGCGCAAGCCGGTGGCCTTGTCGGTCGCCGCCGCCTCGCGGCTGCGCTGCAGGAACTGCTGCTCACGCTGCGCGATCGTGCCGCTCATCTGCTCGTCGGAGAGGATCTGCGACAAGGTGCCCGAGATCCCGGAGTAGCCGCCGCCGGCGGCCGTCTGATAGACCGTTTTCCACTCGTCCGGGAGGTACTGCGGCAGGCCCGGGTTCGAAAGCAGCGAGCCGAAGCCACGGCTGCCGGTCATCGACTGATACGTGGATTCGAGCTGCTGCAGTTGCTGCTGGGCCTGCTGGATCTGCTCGGCCATTTGTTGATACTGCTGCGCCCAGGCGAGTACCTGCTGGATCGACTGAGCGAGGTTCGCGCCGTCGATCACCGGAATGCCGGCATGTGCGCTGCTGCCGAAGGCAAGGCCTGCGGCCAGCGCGAGAACACGAAGGATCTTCTTCATGGTGCTTAACTCCTTTTGGATTTGGAACGAACGCGGTTGAGGTAGATGGGAATCCAGACCGCCGGGTCGTCGCCGACTTCGGCGATGACTTCCTCGGCGATCTCGGCGTTATCCGGGGTGCCCGAGAGCACCAGCAGCTCATCGTCGAAGCCGTCAAGGTTGAGCTCGGCCACGGCCGAGTTGTCGCCTTGCTTGACGAGGAAGCGGCGGCTGCGCTCGCCGAGGCCCTTCACCAGGTCGAACTCGGCGGGGCTCAGCTTGAAGCCGTCGATGTATTCCTTTCGGTCGGCGCTCGGGTTCGGGAGGAAGACGAAGGTCGCGCACTGCTGCACCAGGGTCTTCGCGATCGGACTGTCCAGCACCGCGCCCGGCTCTTGCGTGGCGAAGACGAAAATGCCGTTCTGCTTCCGGATCACGCGCTGCTTGTTCTGCGCGAGATCCTGGAAGTACTCGTCCTCGAGGGGCTTCTGAAACTCGTCGAACATGTAGACGAAGCGGCGGCCGTCGATCATCCCCTCGGTGCGGTAGATGAGGTACATCATTAGCGCCGGGCGGATCTCGTCGTTCTCGAGGAAGTCGGTCACGTCGAAGCCGTAGAGCTGGTGCGTCGTAAGATCGAGCACGTCGCGCTCGTTATCGAACAGCCACCCATAGTCGCCGCCCTGGCACCACTTGATGAGCCGTGCGTGCACCGACGGCCGGGCGTCCATTTCCTCGCGCATCGGGTTCGGCAGCGACTGCAGCAGCATCGACAGCCGGCGCAGCGGCTGGTCGATGTGCACCATCAACGTCTTGAGCGCCTGGTCGATCTCGACCTCATCGTTGTGCGTGACCGGTTCGCCGCCGGCGCTGGCCAGGCGCTTGACGAACTGCTTGAGGAAAATCATGTTCGCCGGCGTCGGCTCGAGCTGGAAGGGATTGAAGCCGGACGACTCACCGCTCTTGAGCGGCAGGTAGCGACCGCCCATTGCGCGGATCGCCACGTCCATGCCGCGGTCCTTGTCGAACGCCACGACGGTAGGCTTGACCTTCTGCATTTGCGCCAGCGTGAAGCCCATCGTCACCGTCTTGCCGGTGCCCGACTTGCCGATGAACATCGTATTGCCCAGCACGCGCTTGTCGGTCGAATCCTCGTCTTCCTTGGTGGCGTGGAAGTTGAAGTACAGCGGCGTTCCGCTGACCGTCTTGAGGATCGTGATCGCCGGCCCCCAAGGGTTGCCGGTCGGCTTACCCGACATGAAGTTGTGCAGCGGCGAGAACGACAGGAAGTTCAGCGACGTGATCGGGGCCGGGCGCGGGCGGTGGTTCCAGTTCGCCGGCAGTTGCGCCCACCATCCGGCTTCGAGCGCGAGGTCGACCGGTTTGGTGATCATGCTCACGTCGGCCAAGGCCGAACGCGCGTGCGCGAGGTAGTCGCGCACCTGGTTGGCTTCCTCGGCGAAGATCGTGAGGGTGCAGTGATGCTCACCCATCACGAACTTGCCCGAGACGAGCTGATCGAGGGCTTCATCAATTTCCTCGACCTGCGACACAGCCACGTCGTTCGCATCCAGGAGCTGCTGCTTGTGACGCAGCAGAAAGCCCTTGGCCGCGTGGCGCGAGAGCGTCGCGAAGCTCTGCGTCAGCACGAACTCGAAATCCGATTCCAGCAGCACATTGAGCTGCCCGGGCTCGGTCCCGTCGTCATACTCGACGACCTCGAGCATGCCGAAGCGCCGCAGCCGGTTCGCCGTCCGGATCTCGCCCAGCTCACCCCAGGTGGAGAAGAACGGCCGATTGGTGGCCATGTAGTTCGCGAAGCGCTCCCGGCATACCGGCATGCGGTGGTGCTCGCCGTTGACCAGAAAGGCCAGGAATTCGAGCGGTGCGGAATAGACGTTGCCGTTGTAGTCGTAGGTGCTCAGCAGCTCGCCGCCGTAGCGGCTCAGTGCGGCGCCCAAGGTGCGGTTAATGTCATCGAGCGCTTTGACCGCGCCGGCCTGGCGCAGCGCCTTCTGCTCGGCGCTTTCCTTCTCCTGCTTCGCAAAGAAGTTCAGCACCTTGTCGGCCACCGGGCGGAAGATCACGGTGAGGTACAGATCGTTCACCATGAGGTTGTAGCCCGTGAAGCTCTCCCGATAGTGCTCGTCGAGCTGCGCGCAGAACGGGTTGTCGAACTCAGCTTCGGGATACTCGAAAACGCGTCGGCGCACGACATGGGACCATAGTGCGACGTTCGCCGTCGCGACACCCTTGAGAGTGTTGTTCAACTCATTGACCCACTGATACACATCGTCGAGCGAGGCGCTTTGGTGCGAGCGCCCGTCGACCTTCCAGACCGACAGATATTCGGCCGCCTTGGTCGAAATGATGGTGTCAGTAATGTGATGCGAGTAGGGGATGAACTGTCCCACAGGGGTCTCGCTTTCCAGGATCTTGCGGGAATGCATCGCGCCCACGTCCCTATCTCCTTTTCTTCCGGTAATTCACGGGGCTGTATGTCGATGCCCCCCAAAACGCCTTGTTGCCGTTGCGCCACTTCGTGTCGAACCAGAGGCCCCAAATGCGGAACGCCTTGTCGTCGTTGCGCGTGATCTGCGCCATGACGAACCACAGCGGTGGCGCCAGGAACCACCACCACAAACTGACCCCCATTGCGATCGCGGCGACCACAATAAGCATCAGCATGAGCGGGATCATGGGCACACCCGCGACCGTAGGCACGCGGGTGCATCCCTTGAAGAGCGGGAACGGACTGTTGCGCGGCTCTTCCATTGCGGCGCGCGCTTAGCTGAAGAACAGGGCTGTGATTTGCGCTGCGGAGCCGGCAATAATGATGCCGATGCTCCACCGCACGAACGTGTCTTTCTCGACGAACTTGGTGGCGTAACCGATGCCGAGACTGATCAATGCGATGATCGCAACGATCGGGATGATCGTCAGGAGCTCGTCGCGGAAGGTTTCGAGAATGCCTTTCGCTTTGGAAAGGCCGGTGCCGGCAAACGCCGGGCTGGTGATGACGGCACCGGTGGCGATCGCAGCAATCTTGTTAGCCTGGTGGCGGAGGGTTTGAACGAGTTTCATCTTTACAGTCCTCTATGAGTGTGAACTTGCCGGCGACGACGCCGTATCGATTGAACAGAAACGAAAACAAATTTCGCGGATCAGACCATGTGCGCAGGCTCCCCCTTTGCGTCAGCAGGGCGTATGTTTCCGGGCGCTTTGTCACCGGATCATCCACCACGAACGTGAAATACCATTCCTTCTCTGAGTGGCGTATTACCGTGATTTCATGTACGTCTTTCTGGTTGAACGCCAGATCGACGCTATGTTGCTCGATTGCTTTCATGTCTTTCGGTCCCTAGACTTTTTGCCGCTTTCTCTGTCCAGCAGACCGGGTTTTTCCTCCTGCGACTAATCTATCAAAACTCGAATTTTGATGCAATCAAAATTCTAATTTTGACGTGGCGCCATCCTGGCGCCCTCCCGCGCGGTGGAGGTATTGAAGGCGTCTCCTGCGGCCCGGGAGAATGCATCCCCGATGCCCGCATCATCTTCGTTACCCGGCTGCTTCCGGTCGCGTTCGTCCGCTTTGCTGTACTCGTTTACCGAGATCGGACGCGCGCTTGACCGCAGTTTTACCGGCTCTCCGGGGGTTTGGGAAATCGGGGCCAATGCCGGAATCGGCAGTGCTGCATTCGCCGCTACCTTCATGACATACCCGTTTGCGAAGCCCTTGCTGAAATCCCCGGTGTTGTAACAAGACAATGCGGCGTGGAGGGCCGGTTGGCCCTCGCCGTATTTCGGGACGGCGCGGCGATAGCAGTCACTCAATACCGTCGCTGCGCCCTTCAGGTTGATGCAGGGATCGAACAGATCCTCGACGCTCATTCCCAACCAGCCGAGATTGCGCACGTTGATCTGCCCGACACCGGCATCAAAGTTGTAGCCGTTGGCCTGCAGCCATTCGGCCGTCGCCACCGCTTCGGCCTTCGTCTGGGGTTGCCGGGGTAATCGCGCCCCGCCGTTGATGCCAATAGCGAAGGGATTGCCCGCCGACTCCTGGCGCACGATGGCGGCCAGTGTCGTGACGTGGACCTGCGGGGCGCATTCCTGCGCGAGTAGGGCGAACTCGAACATATCTGCGCTCAGGGCATGCCCCATTCGTACTTGCAGAGTTGCCCGCCTTCATAGAACTCACCCGGCTGCAGATACTCCTGGTTGGACCAATAGCCGCTGCCCGGCTTGCACGTCTTTTTCTTCACCGGCATGTCGATGCGGGTGAGCGGGTGATTCGCATAGGTCTTGCAGACCTGGGGGATGTCGGCCATGCAGCCGCCGCCCAGGAGGGCGAAGCCGCCTTCTCTCTCGCACCCACCCCACAGATAGGCGTTGAGCTGCGGGATCATCGTTTCGGGATCGCAGTGGCCCGCGCCGTTCACGATGGCATTGATCAGCGACGGCATGCCTTCCTCGCTCGAAGCGGGGCACTCCTCGAGAAAGTCGCGACGTGCCTTGATCGTGTCTTTGGGCTTCTTCTTCTTGATCGAGAAATAGCGCTTCAGGGCCGGTTCGCATTCGTGCGGCGGCTGACCTGAAGACAGGCACAGGATTGCCTCGCAGGCGTCCTTCTCGTCGCCCTCAAGCACTTCTTGCGCAACCGCCGTCGTTGCGTTACTGATTACAAGCGCGGCCGCAGTGATCATGAGTGTTCGCGTTGCTTTCATGGCTTCCTCTTGTGATGGTATTACTTGTCAAAATTTCAATTTTGATGCATCATGGCATCGGGATATCGGCGTGTCAAGCGTTCGGCCATGAAATGCGAGCCGCGTATGATAAATCAAAAAAGCGAGGCAGGACGTGATAGAAGTCAACACTATGTCTACCGAGGAGCTGCAGGAGGCTCGTGCGGTGATCGACGCAGAATTGAAGAAGCGAGAGGCAAAGACACGTGCAGAGGCGAGGAAAAAAATCCTCGAACTTGCAGAGTCGAACGAAATTGATCTTGAGATTCTGGCAGCTTCGGCCAAAGGGCATAAGCGCTATCGCAACCCTGACAATCAGTTCGAGACGTGGAGCGGCAAAGGCCGACAGCCTCGGTGGGTCAAGGAGCACCTGGCAGCGGGGCGCCCCTTGAGTGATCTGGAGATAACTTAGGGCGTATGACGAACGTCTAGGAGGCGAAGGCCATGACCAGGAACAACATCGTGCGATTTCCCGGGGCCGGCGCGCGGCTGCGCGGCGTGATGCCGGATGCCGGCCGTGGGCCGGCGAACGACGAAGCGGGGCCGGGCGCCGGCGAGATGCCGGGCGCGGTGCCGCGCTCGGCCGGCGGCAGGGCTGTGACGGGTGCGCTTCGCGCGCTGCGCTACGCCCTCTTCCTCCTGCTCATGTGGGTGCGCGGTCCGCTGCGCTTCCTGCTTGGGCTTGTGGGGGTGCCGGCGCTGATCGCCTCGCCTATGGTCTGGCTCGGCTACGAAGGCGCGAACAAGGGCGAACTGCTCCTGTTGTGCGCCGGGGGCGGGTTTGGTGCCTTCGCGCTCGCGTGGTTCTACGACTCGCTCGTGCTGGCCTTGGCACCCGAGCCGATTTTTCTCAACTAGCTCTATGGAAGGACAACGGATGAAAGCTCCGAAGCTGCAGATTCAGGATGGTGTCGACGCGCGTCGCGTGCGCACAAAGCTCCGTCTGAACCAGGCGGAATTTTGGGGGCCACTGAACGTCACGCAGTCGGGCGGGTCGCGCTATGAGTCCGGGCGCGACATGCCGGGGTCGGTCAAGCTCTTGGTCAACATCGTCCACGGGACGCCGCGCCAGGCCGAGCGGCTGGTGAGCTACCTTCGGACGAAGGAATGACCATGCCTCGTGTGTTTCGCGCTGTGTTGCCGAAGGTGCGCGATTTCCTCGCCTTTTGGGAGCAAGCAGGGCGATCACGTTACGCTGTGCGCGAGATTGGCACTGTGACGCACCTGCAGCTCGATGAATGGGTCTTCTCGGACGATCGCGACGCGATGATGCGCGAGGTGTTGTCTTGGGATGCGCAGGGGCTGACCTTTGTTTGGTGTGACCCGACCGACGCCGAGCGTGCTGAGTGGGGCGACGATCTGGAAGGGTTATGGCACGTCCCTGGGCTGCCCGACTATTTGGGGGATGCCTTCGCGGATCTGCCGCCACGTGAGGCCGCGCCGAATCAGGAGGTGCTGCGCCGCGCCTTCTTCGATGCCATCCTGAAGACCTCGGAGTGCTACGGCTTCTTCGAGCTCGACATGCTCGACTCCCGGGACTACTTGCGGGATTGGGCACACGATGACGACAAGCTCGATCGCCCCGAGGTGTATCGGGCGCAGCGCTACTTTGGCGTGATCGAGCGCGTGCACGAAGACCGCTGGGGGGTTCTGCCGCACTGGACTCTCTACGTGGGGCGGCGCCACGCGCGGGTTCAGCGCAGCCAGCTCGAGGCGGTCGGCTTGGCTGTTGATCACCTGGTCGGCATGACTTGTGTGGTCAACGGGCTCGACGAGGCCGTGATGATCGGGAGCCTGTCGATTCCCGCGGCGGCGGCGACATCCTCGTAGTGTCCATTCCCGGCCTTGTGGCCGGGAACCGGGTGCTGCCAGGGTTTCGCTATTCGCTCATCCCTTCCGCTGCGCTGCAGGGACCGCTGCGCGGCCCTTCTGCCCCCTTGTCCTTGCGCCGTCCCGGCGCCGCTTGTTATTAATCTAGACTCTTGATGTTGCAGCCAGCGGGGCGACTCCTTCCCCGTCGTGTAAGTTTTCTCGATTGGACTGTGAGTGATTTGTATAGGTTGGCCACGTCGGGTAATACTCGTCCGCTTGATTGCCCCACACGTCCCAGCCGTCACGCGGCCCGCGTGCAAACAGTTCCAGGAACGGGCCAGGGCTGCACGATTCCACAATGTCGTAAAACTCATCCGGCTTGCGCGAGTGTTCGCGCTTCTGAGTCGCCAGGAAATTCACTTGCCGCCGACCTGGTGCAAGCGTCCGGGCGTTCTTGCCACGGACACCGAACAGCACCAGCTCGGTGACGTTGCGGAAGTAGAAGCCAACGCCGCGTCCATCCGGCCCGCCGTCCTTGCGTACCTTGTGCCAGACGATATTGCTTTTGTATGAGAAGCCCCAGGCTTCCAGCACCTTGATACCTTCCGGCAGCAGGGCATTGGGCACCCACAAATACAGGTGCGCCGTGTCGGCCGTCAGTTGCTCGACCGGCAGCGCCATGATGTCGTCCAGCGTCATCGTGCCGTAGCGGGACAGGCGCTTGTGTTCCGGGGCCATCTTGCCGGTGCGGTTCTGGAACTGCCACGGCGGATCGGCCAGGATGGTATGAAAGCGCCGGCCACCATGCCGGGCCAACAGATCCCGCCCTGCGTCTGATGCCGTGTCGGCCTTATTCTTCGTCATGGGTTCCAGTCCTCAATAAGTTTTGGTGTGATGCCGAACACCAGGACAGGACAGCCGCCGTGTCGGCCGGCGTTTAGCCGGTACAGGAGCTTGCCCATCCATGTCGTGCTGGCACCGTATTTCGCTCTTACGGTCTTGCCGACTTCCTCGCCCGCCTTGTTCAGTTGCGGCACCACGTCAAAGACCGGGTTTAGCTTCTCGCTGCGCGTGACCATGACGCCGGCGCTAATCAGGCCGCATTCATGGAAGGCACGCAGGGCGTACAGATCCCGGTCAAAGGTTTGATCCTTCGAGTTCCATTCCAGATCGAAGGCCACCCGGCCCTTTACGTAGTCGATCTTGTGGCCGTCGATGAAGTTCTCGATCATGCGCGGCGTGCTTTCCGACCGCTTCACTTTCTTGACCTTCCCGTTGGCAAGGAACAGCTCGTCATATTCCTGCATCCTCACCAGCAAATCGCCTTGAATCCGAGACTCGACCCAGCCCGCCGGCCGCAAGGTGCGGGAAAACTTCTTCGGCATGTCCGATTCGTTCCCGCCTGGCGTTCCAATGTCCCGCGTGGTGATGCGGAAGGCGAGTAATGCCGCCTCGATCTCGGCCAGCTCGGCCGGGAAGGAGTTAGCCAGGATCGCGGCCGCGTGCCGGTAGCTGTACACGTCATAAAGCGCCCGCACTTCGGCGCTGATGTACCGCTCAACGTCGGCCGCTGAATCGGCATTAGGACCGGGGCGCAGCGCAACATCATCAACGCCGTTCGCTTCGGTTTCCTGTTCCTCGCTCCCGTTGTCCAGATCTGGATCTTGTTCGTTTGCCATGTAAAGTGTTTGCAGCCATTGCTTTGCCTCCTTGATAGGCGGGTTCTGGTTAGGCTGATCGAC contains these protein-coding regions:
- a CDS encoding type IV secretion system protein; protein product: MAFTLFTPLFNKIDTTTATFVSDISSNAIAAITPVITVGLTLGFIAFALLIIRGAVDMPVMEFLGRSVRIGIITAIALAGGLYQTQIAGAIQSSPDDLAQALISSPTSGASASSLIDNAADKGFSKAQEAFEKAGIFGDNGIAYAVYGFIIMAATGVLVAIGGAFVLIAKIALAILAGLGPLFILALLWQPTARFFEMWAGQVLNYGLLIVLFSTVFGLMMSIFTSYMQDLQFDGAMNLGYAIGGAVILAVAMVLILLQLPAIASGLAGGVGLGYIHELRAMRGMGATAGRMGGRAAGAAYRYSGARSATNWAASKTAAGARSAVGYFKGRMPGNKKAA
- a CDS encoding TrbM/KikA/MpfK family conjugal transfer protein, with the protein product MITAAALVISNATTAVAQEVLEGDEKDACEAILCLSSGQPPHECEPALKRYFSIKKKKPKDTIKARRDFLEECPASSEEGMPSLINAIVNGAGHCDPETMIPQLNAYLWGGCEREGGFALLGGGCMADIPQVCKTYANHPLTRIDMPVKKKTCKPGSGYWSNQEYLQPGEFYEGGQLCKYEWGMP
- the trwL gene encoding VirB2 family type IV secretion system major pilin TrwL, with the protein product MKLVQTLRHQANKIAAIATGAVITSPAFAGTGLSKAKGILETFRDELLTIIPIVAIIALISLGIGYATKFVEKDTFVRWSIGIIIAGSAAQITALFFS
- the virB5 gene encoding P-type DNA transfer protein VirB5 codes for the protein MKKILRVLALAAGLAFGSSAHAGIPVIDGANLAQSIQQVLAWAQQYQQMAEQIQQAQQQLQQLESTYQSMTGSRGFGSLLSNPGLPQYLPDEWKTVYQTAAGGGYSGISGTLSQILSDEQMSGTIAQREQQFLQRSREAAATDKATGLRAYDGAKARLSQIQSLMGQINSTSDPKAIAELQARIGAEQAAINNEATKLQMIGMLQQAEQRLIAEQRQDTNLRLLSSANTSMPGIE
- a CDS encoding MT-A70 family methyltransferase — its product is MTKNKADTASDAGRDLLARHGGRRFHTILADPPWQFQNRTGKMAPEHKRLSRYGTMTLDDIMALPVEQLTADTAHLYLWVPNALLPEGIKVLEAWGFSYKSNIVWHKVRKDGGPDGRGVGFYFRNVTELVLFGVRGKNARTLAPGRRQVNFLATQKREHSRKPDEFYDIVESCSPGPFLELFARGPRDGWDVWGNQADEYYPTWPTYTNHSQSNRENLHDGEGVAPLAATSRV
- a CDS encoding VirB3 family type IV secretion system protein, which gives rise to MEEPRNSPFPLFKGCTRVPTVAGVPMIPLMLMLIVVAAIAMGVSLWWWFLAPPLWFVMAQITRNDDKAFRIWGLWFDTKWRNGNKAFWGASTYSPVNYRKKRR
- a CDS encoding BglII/BstYI family type II restriction endonuclease — translated: MANEQDPDLDNGSEEQETEANGVDDVALRPGPNADSAADVERYISAEVRALYDVYSYRHAAAILANSFPAELAEIEAALLAFRITTRDIGTPGGNESDMPKKFSRTLRPAGWVESRIQGDLLVRMQEYDELFLANGKVKKVKRSESTPRMIENFIDGHKIDYVKGRVAFDLEWNSKDQTFDRDLYALRAFHECGLISAGVMVTRSEKLNPVFDVVPQLNKAGEEVGKTVRAKYGASTTWMGKLLYRLNAGRHGGCPVLVFGITPKLIEDWNP
- a CDS encoding TrwH protein, with translation MKRLFVLLTAVALAACATPPAPKAPDESNRVPVNKVLPTELQEKAK
- a CDS encoding H-NS histone family protein, translated to MSTEELQEARAVIDAELKKREAKTRAEARKKILELAESNEIDLEILAASAKGHKRYRNPDNQFETWSGKGRQPRWVKEHLAAGRPLSDLEIT
- a CDS encoding XRE family transcriptional regulator; its protein translation is MKAPKLQIQDGVDARRVRTKLRLNQAEFWGPLNVTQSGGSRYESGRDMPGSVKLLVNIVHGTPRQAERLVSYLRTKE
- a CDS encoding EexN family lipoprotein, which translates into the protein MKRITLILLAAASLSACDSEPTRDVQFYLDNKEERTVKLTECLNNPGEKSHTPNCKNALAAEQKALMQGTGMPTIK
- the korA gene encoding KorA family transcriptional regulator, whose product is MKAIEQHSVDLAFNQKDVHEITVIRHSEKEWYFTFVVDDPVTKRPETYALLTQRGSLRTWSDPRNLFSFLFNRYGVVAGKFTLIEDCKDETRSNPPPPG
- a CDS encoding lytic transglycosylase domain-containing protein translates to MFEFALLAQECAPQVHVTTLAAIVRQESAGNPFAIGINGGARLPRQPQTKAEAVATAEWLQANGYNFDAGVGQINVRNLGWLGMSVEDLFDPCINLKGAATVLSDCYRRAVPKYGEGQPALHAALSCYNTGDFSKGFANGYVMKVAANAALPIPALAPISQTPGEPVKLRSSARPISVNEYSKADERDRKQPGNEDDAGIGDAFSRAAGDAFNTSTAREGARMAPRQN
- a CDS encoding VirB4 family type IV secretion/conjugal transfer ATPase — translated: MHSRKILESETPVGQFIPYSHHITDTIISTKAAEYLSVWKVDGRSHQSASLDDVYQWVNELNNTLKGVATANVALWSHVVRRRVFEYPEAEFDNPFCAQLDEHYRESFTGYNLMVNDLYLTVIFRPVADKVLNFFAKQEKESAEQKALRQAGAVKALDDINRTLGAALSRYGGELLSTYDYNGNVYSAPLEFLAFLVNGEHHRMPVCRERFANYMATNRPFFSTWGELGEIRTANRLRRFGMLEVVEYDDGTEPGQLNVLLESDFEFVLTQSFATLSRHAAKGFLLRHKQQLLDANDVAVSQVEEIDEALDQLVSGKFVMGEHHCTLTIFAEEANQVRDYLAHARSALADVSMITKPVDLALEAGWWAQLPANWNHRPRPAPITSLNFLSFSPLHNFMSGKPTGNPWGPAITILKTVSGTPLYFNFHATKEDEDSTDKRVLGNTMFIGKSGTGKTVTMGFTLAQMQKVKPTVVAFDKDRGMDVAIRAMGGRYLPLKSGESSGFNPFQLEPTPANMIFLKQFVKRLASAGGEPVTHNDEVEIDQALKTLMVHIDQPLRRLSMLLQSLPNPMREEMDARPSVHARLIKWCQGGDYGWLFDNERDVLDLTTHQLYGFDVTDFLENDEIRPALMMYLIYRTEGMIDGRRFVYMFDEFQKPLEDEYFQDLAQNKQRVIRKQNGIFVFATQEPGAVLDSPIAKTLVQQCATFVFLPNPSADRKEYIDGFKLSPAEFDLVKGLGERSRRFLVKQGDNSAVAELNLDGFDDELLVLSGTPDNAEIAEEVIAEVGDDPAVWIPIYLNRVRSKSKRS